The following are encoded in a window of Acetonema longum DSM 6540 genomic DNA:
- the gluQRS gene encoding tRNA glutamyl-Q(34) synthetase GluQRS produces MRGRFAPSPSGQMHLGNAWTALLAWLASRSQGGSMVLRLEDLDPGRSRSEYAAGIMEDLQWLGLDWDEGPDREGPNGPYRQSERRQLYQEAVERLGQQGLVYECYCSRAELHVAEAPHAGESEWVYPGTCRCFSREQRQKKLRSGRRPALRLAVPDQTLTFTDGLYGEVRQHLPSACGDFVIRRSDGVHAYQLAVVVDDGLMRINQVVRGQDLLTSTPRQLLLYRLLGMQPPAFTHVPLLIAPDGHRLSKRQQSLSLAALKQTGVRAERIIGYLAWKAGLLEQDQSAAAADLVHRFSLDLIPRQAVVVHDTEILGER; encoded by the coding sequence ATGCGCGGTCGGTTTGCCCCCAGCCCGTCGGGACAAATGCATCTGGGCAATGCCTGGACGGCGCTTTTGGCCTGGCTGGCCAGTCGCAGCCAGGGAGGGTCTATGGTGCTGCGGCTGGAAGACCTGGACCCGGGCCGGTCCAGATCGGAATATGCCGCCGGTATTATGGAGGATTTGCAGTGGCTGGGACTTGACTGGGACGAAGGGCCGGACCGGGAAGGCCCTAACGGCCCCTACCGTCAGTCCGAACGCCGTCAGTTATACCAGGAAGCGGTAGAGCGTCTGGGCCAGCAGGGTTTGGTTTACGAATGCTACTGCAGCCGGGCTGAACTGCATGTTGCCGAGGCGCCTCATGCCGGCGAATCAGAATGGGTTTATCCCGGGACCTGCCGCTGTTTCAGCCGGGAACAGCGGCAGAAAAAATTACGTTCAGGCAGGCGGCCGGCGTTACGGCTGGCTGTGCCCGATCAAACCCTGACATTTACCGACGGACTGTACGGAGAGGTCCGGCAGCATCTCCCCTCCGCTTGCGGCGATTTCGTCATTCGCCGTTCCGACGGAGTGCATGCCTATCAGTTGGCAGTGGTGGTGGACGACGGGCTGATGCGGATCAACCAGGTAGTTCGAGGTCAGGATCTCCTGACCTCTACGCCGCGCCAACTGCTCTTGTACCGCCTGCTAGGCATGCAGCCGCCGGCTTTTACTCATGTACCCTTATTGATCGCGCCTGACGGTCATCGCCTGTCTAAGCGCCAGCAATCCTTATCTTTGGCGGCACTCAAGCAAACCGGCGTCCGGGCTGAGCGCATTATTGGCTACTTAGCCTGGAAAGCCGGCCTGCTGGAACAGGATCAATCTGCCGCCGCCGCCGACCTGGTCCACCGATTCAGCCTGGACCTGATACCCCGACAGGCGGTGGTAGTGCATGATACGGAAATCTTAGGGGAGCGTTGA
- a CDS encoding PHP domain-containing protein: MRADFHTHPLAHRYYYEGIRPADLTERDKKDIVCVLQLSVERGLDAVAVTDHDLALSGLWARQYALENRMPLRVVPGCECELYFMEEYVHFLALNLAHPLDYTSSTPPEELAAQVRSQGGILILAHPMAYRSEKVYRALKTTVQGVEYRNGAQELNGRLSWQKILEGDRYRGLRLHNSDYHYLKRTCSPRTMPSEQRKAYNEMDVADFVRIFGPERFSP, encoded by the coding sequence ATGCGTGCCGACTTCCACACCCATCCCCTGGCGCATCGCTATTACTATGAAGGAATCCGGCCCGCCGATCTGACCGAACGGGATAAGAAGGATATTGTTTGCGTCTTGCAATTATCGGTTGAACGGGGGCTGGATGCGGTGGCTGTTACCGATCACGACTTAGCGCTTTCCGGTCTCTGGGCCAGGCAGTATGCCCTGGAAAACAGGATGCCGCTGCGGGTCGTTCCCGGCTGCGAGTGTGAACTGTATTTCATGGAGGAATATGTTCATTTTTTAGCCCTCAATTTAGCGCATCCCCTTGACTACACGTCCTCCACCCCGCCGGAAGAGTTAGCGGCTCAGGTGAGAAGCCAGGGCGGAATCCTGATATTGGCTCATCCCATGGCCTACCGGTCAGAGAAGGTTTATCGCGCCCTAAAGACAACCGTACAGGGTGTGGAATACCGCAACGGCGCCCAGGAACTCAACGGCCGTCTTTCCTGGCAAAAGATCCTGGAAGGGGACCGGTACCGGGGGCTCCGACTTCATAACAGCGATTATCATTACCTGAAACGCACCTGCTCACCCCGGACTATGCCTTCGGAACAGCGCAAGGCCTACAATGAAATGGATGTGGCCGATTTTGTCCGGATTTTCGGACCAGAGCGGTTTAGCCCGTAA